A genomic window from Sparus aurata chromosome 4, fSpaAur1.1, whole genome shotgun sequence includes:
- the znf319a gene encoding zinc finger protein 319, which produces MRSGRMTEAWQQQQQHAVAPPSVVHTLPQGTDNPLGCTVYGVVLQPDTSLQQPQHGQQLTVQAQQPSLQVGGERGHKCGACGHDISHLANPHEHQCMVNQDRSFQCTQCMKIFSQATDLLEHQCVQVEQKPFVCGVCKMGFSLLTSLAQHHNSHGNGNNPMKCSICEKTYRPGSGNVTPTSSAANPQQPSTGETSSGGAAISASSPPAFEASAPDRPYKCSVCHKAFRHLSELTRHERVHTGEKPYKCDTCDKSFSQSSHLAHHQRTHSSERPYKCAVCEKSFKHRSHLVRHMYAHSGEHLFKCNLCEMHFKESSELLHHQCQPEGERPFRCGSCGKSFKRPSDLRQHERTHSEERPFQCEECQMSFKQQYALVRHRRTHKNPADRPFKCNLCDKGFLQPSHLLYHQQVHGMESLFKCASCQKSFSQSGELLRHKCGGEVEKPYKCDVCGKGYKKNSTLQRHQNSHCTEKPLKCSLCDKRFVSSSEFVQHRCDPTREKPLKCPDCEKRFRYSSELQRHRRVHTGEKPFKCASCDKSFKQREHLAKHQSVHSRETQFKCVWCGERFVDLTALQEHTVQHTAEGESFPEAPCIP; this is translated from the coding sequence ATGCGAAGTGGAAGGATGACAGAGgcgtggcagcagcagcagcaacatgcaGTGGCTCCACCCTCCGTTGTGCACACGCTCCCCCAGGGAACTGACAACCCCCTGGGCTGCACTGTGTACGGAGTCGTCCTGCAGCCAGATACCTCCCTGCAGCAGCCCCAGCACGGCCAGCAGCTCACAGTTCAAGCCCAGCAGCCCTCCTTACAGGTAGGGGGCGAGAGAGGGCACAAGTGCGGAGCCTGTGGTCATGACATCTCTCACCTGGCCAACCCTCATGAACACCAGTGCATGGTGAACCAAGACCGCTCCTTCCAGTGTACTCAGTGTATGAAGATCTTCAGCCAGGCGACGGACCTGCTGGAGCATCAATGTGTGCAGGTGGAGCAGAAGCCgtttgtgtgtggtgtgtgtaaGATGGGCTTCTCTCTGCTCACCTCGCTGGCCCAGCATCACAACTCGCACGGCAACGGCAACAACCCGATGAAGTGCTCCATCTGCGAGAAAACGTACCGGCCCGGTTCTGGAAACGTCACCCCGACCTCGTCAGCTGCCAACCCTCAGCAGCCCTCCACTGGAGAGACGTCCAGTGGCGGTGCAGCGATCAGTGCCTCGTCTCCTCCTGCGTTTGAGGCCTCAGCACCAGACCGGCCATATAAGTGCTCAGTGTGCCATAAGGCCTTCCGGCATTTGTCAGAGCTGACCCGCCACGAGAGAGTACACACTGGTGAAAAGCCATACAAATGTGACACGTGTGATAAAAGCTTCAGCCAGTCTTCACATCTGGCACACCACCAGCGCACACACAGCTCTGAGCGGCCGTATAAATGTGCCGTCTGCGAGAAGAGCTTTAAGCACCGCTCTCACCTCGTGCGGCACATGTACGCTCATTCGGGCGAGCACCTCTTCAAGTGCAATTTGTGTGAGATGCACTTTAAGGAGTCGTCGGAGCTCCTGCACCATCAGTGCCAGCCAGAGGGGGAGAGACCTTTCCGCTGCGGTTCGTGTGGAAAGAGCTTCAAGCGCCCGTCCGACCTGCGGCAGCACGAACGCACCCACTCGGAGGAGCGGCCTTTCCAGTGCGAGGAGTGCCAGATGAGCTTCAAACAGCAGTATGCTCTCGTACGCCACCGTCGCACTCACAAAAACCCAGCTGATCGCCCTTTCAAGTGTAACCTCTGTGATAAGGGCTTCCTCCAGCCGTCTCACCTGCTCTACCACCAGCAGGTTCACGGGATGGAAAGTCTGTTTAAGTGCGCGTCCTGCCAGAAGTCTTTCAGCCAATCGGGAGAACTGCTGAGGCACAAATGTGGCGGTGAAGTGGAGAAGCCCTACAAGTGCGACGTGTGCGGCAAAGGTTACAAAAAGAATTCAACGCTGCAGCGCCACCAGAACTCTCACTGCACGGAGAAGCCGCTGAAATGCTCCCTGTGCGACAAGCGCTTCGTGTCGTCCTCTGAGTTTGTTCAGCACCGCTGCGACCCGACCCGCGAGAAGCCGCTGAAATGTCCCGACTGTGAAAAGCGCTTCAGGTACTCGTCTGAGCTGCAGCGCCATCGGCGAGTCCACACCGGGGAGAAGCCTTTCAAGTGTGCCAGCTGCGACAAGAGCTTCAAGCAGCGCGAGCACCTGGCCAAGCACCAGAGTGTGCATTCGCGGGAGACACAGTTTAAGTGCGTGTGGTGCGGAGAGCGTTTTGTTGACCTCACAGCTCTGCAGGAGCACACAGTCCAGCACACCGCCGAGGGTGAGAGTTTCCCcgaagctccctgcatcccaTGA
- the LOC115580160 gene encoding casein kinase II subunit alpha'-like isoform X1, with the protein MPGSTPASSKARVYTDVNTQKNREYWDYDAHVPNWSNQDNYQLVRKLGRGKYSEVFEAINVTNNEKVVVKILKPVKKKKIKREIKILENLRGGTNIIRLVDTVKDPVSRTPALVFECINNTDFKELYQKLTDYDIRYYMYELLKALDYCHSMGIMHRDVKPHNVMIDHQLRKLRLIDWGLAEFYHPAQEYNVRVASRYFKGPELLVDYQMYDYSLDMWSLGCMLASMIFLKEPFFHGQDNYDQLVRIAKVLGTDELFGYLHKYHIELDTRFKDLLGQQTRKRWEQFIQSENQHLVSPEALDLLDKLLRYDHQQRLTAAEAMQHPYFYPVVKEHANANTDGTKAISSSNAT; encoded by the exons ATGCCCGGATCCACGCCGGCCAGCAGCAAGGCTCGGGTGTACACCGATGTCAACACACAGAAGAACAGAGAGTACTGGGACTACGACGCACACGTGCCAAACTGGAG CAATCAAGACAACTATCAGCTGGTGCGTAAACTGGGCAGAGGGAAGTACAGCGAAGTATTTGAGGCCATAAATGTGACCAACAATGAGAAAGTGGTGGTGAAAATCCTCAAG CCcgtcaagaagaagaagatcaaaCGGGAAATCAAAATTCTTGAAAACCTGCGTGGAGGAACCAACATCATCCGCCTGGTGGACACGGTCAAAGACCCGGTG TCCAGAACACCAGCGCTTGTCTTTGAGTGCATCAATAACACAGATTTTAAG GAGCTTTACCAGAAGCTGACAGATTATGATATCCGTTACTACATGTATGAGCTGCTCaag GCTCTGGACTACTGTCACAGTATGGGGATCATGCACCGGGACGTGAAGCCCCACAACGTGATGATCGACCACCAGCTGAGGAAG ctTCGTCTTATAGATTGGGGTTTGGCAGAGTTTTACCATCCCGCTCAGGAATACAACGTCAGGGTGGCCTCCCGCTATTTCAAAGGCCCTGAGCTGCTAGTGGACTATCAG ATGTATGACTATAGTTTGGACATGTGGAGTCTAGGCTGCATGTTGGCCAGCATGATCTTTCTGAAGGAGCCGTTTTTTCATGGCCAGGACAACTACGACCAG CTGGTCCGCATTGCTAAGGTTCTTGGCACCGATGAGCTCTTCGGTTACCTGCACAAATATCACATAGAACTGGACACTCGCTTCAAAGACCTGCTGGGACA GCAAACACGGAAGCGCTGGGAGCAGTTCATCCAGTCAGAGAATCAGCACCTGGTGAGTCCGGAGGCTCTGGACCTGCTGGACAAGCTGCTGCGCTACGACCACCAGCAGAGGCTGACGGCAGCTGAGGCCATGCAGCACCCATACTTCT ATCCTGTGGTGAAGGAACACGCAAACGCCAACACAGACGGCACAAAGGCCATAAGCAGCTCCAATGCAACATGA
- the LOC115580160 gene encoding casein kinase II subunit alpha'-like isoform X2 — protein MPGSTPASSKARVYTDVNTQKNREYWDYDAHVPNWSNQDNYQLVRKLGRGKYSEVFEAINVTNNEKVVVKILKPVKKKKIKREIKILENLRGGTNIIRLVDTVKDPVELYQKLTDYDIRYYMYELLKALDYCHSMGIMHRDVKPHNVMIDHQLRKLRLIDWGLAEFYHPAQEYNVRVASRYFKGPELLVDYQMYDYSLDMWSLGCMLASMIFLKEPFFHGQDNYDQLVRIAKVLGTDELFGYLHKYHIELDTRFKDLLGQQTRKRWEQFIQSENQHLVSPEALDLLDKLLRYDHQQRLTAAEAMQHPYFYPVVKEHANANTDGTKAISSSNAT, from the exons ATGCCCGGATCCACGCCGGCCAGCAGCAAGGCTCGGGTGTACACCGATGTCAACACACAGAAGAACAGAGAGTACTGGGACTACGACGCACACGTGCCAAACTGGAG CAATCAAGACAACTATCAGCTGGTGCGTAAACTGGGCAGAGGGAAGTACAGCGAAGTATTTGAGGCCATAAATGTGACCAACAATGAGAAAGTGGTGGTGAAAATCCTCAAG CCcgtcaagaagaagaagatcaaaCGGGAAATCAAAATTCTTGAAAACCTGCGTGGAGGAACCAACATCATCCGCCTGGTGGACACGGTCAAAGACCCGGTG GAGCTTTACCAGAAGCTGACAGATTATGATATCCGTTACTACATGTATGAGCTGCTCaag GCTCTGGACTACTGTCACAGTATGGGGATCATGCACCGGGACGTGAAGCCCCACAACGTGATGATCGACCACCAGCTGAGGAAG ctTCGTCTTATAGATTGGGGTTTGGCAGAGTTTTACCATCCCGCTCAGGAATACAACGTCAGGGTGGCCTCCCGCTATTTCAAAGGCCCTGAGCTGCTAGTGGACTATCAG ATGTATGACTATAGTTTGGACATGTGGAGTCTAGGCTGCATGTTGGCCAGCATGATCTTTCTGAAGGAGCCGTTTTTTCATGGCCAGGACAACTACGACCAG CTGGTCCGCATTGCTAAGGTTCTTGGCACCGATGAGCTCTTCGGTTACCTGCACAAATATCACATAGAACTGGACACTCGCTTCAAAGACCTGCTGGGACA GCAAACACGGAAGCGCTGGGAGCAGTTCATCCAGTCAGAGAATCAGCACCTGGTGAGTCCGGAGGCTCTGGACCTGCTGGACAAGCTGCTGCGCTACGACCACCAGCAGAGGCTGACGGCAGCTGAGGCCATGCAGCACCCATACTTCT ATCCTGTGGTGAAGGAACACGCAAACGCCAACACAGACGGCACAAAGGCCATAAGCAGCTCCAATGCAACATGA